One part of the Astatotilapia calliptera chromosome 9, fAstCal1.2, whole genome shotgun sequence genome encodes these proteins:
- the pdha1b gene encoding pyruvate dehydrogenase E1 subunit alpha 1b isoform X3 yields MKTMLAIISNALCRMTGRNAGARVVVSRSFADFTPQATFDIKKCDLHRLEEGPPVKAELTREQGLQYYRTMQTVRRMELKADQLYKQKIIRGFCHLYDGQEACAAGIEAAINPSDHLITAYRAHGYTYTRGVSVKEILAELTGRRGGVAKGKGGSMHMYAPHFYGGNGIVGAQVPLGAGIALACQYQGNNQVCVTLYGDGAANQGQLFESYNMAALWKLPCIFICENNKYGMGTSVERAAASTDYYKRGDFIPGLRVDGMDVLCVREAAQFAADHCRAGKGPIIMELQTYRYHGHSMSDPGVSYRTREEIQEVRSKSDPISMLKERMLSHNMASVEEFKEIDIEIRKQVEDATQFATSDPEPPLEELCNHIFSNNPLLEVRGTNPWSKLKSVS; encoded by the exons gGAGCCAGAGTTGTTGTCTCCCGCTCCTTCGCTGACTTCACACCCCAGGCGACCTTTGACATCAAG AAATGCGACCTGCACCGCCTGGAGGAGGGCCCGCCGGTGAAGGCAGAGCTGACGAGGGAGCAGGGCCTGCAGTATTACCGCACCATGCAGACGGTGAGGCGCATGGAGCTCAAAGCTGACCAGCTCTACAAGCAGAAGATCATCAGAGGCTTCTGTCACCTGTACGACGGACAG GAAGCGTGTGCTGCAGGCATCGAGGCCGCCATCAACCCCTCGGACCACCTGATCACTGCGTACCGCGCCCACGGGTACACGTACACCCGCGGCGTCTCTGTTAAAGAGATCCTCGCCGAGCTCACAG GTCGTAGAGGGGGCGTGGCCAAAGGGAAAGGGGGCTCGATGCACATGTACGCTCCACATTTCTATGGAGGCAACGGCATCGTGGGCGCACAG GTACCTTTGGGAGCAGGCATCGCTCTTGCCTGCCAGTACCAAGGCAACAACCAGGTGTGCGTTACGCTCTATGGAGACGGAGCAGCCAATCAG GGCCAGCTCTTTGAGTCTTACAACATGGCCGCTCTGTGGAAGCTGCCGTGCATTTTCATCTGCGAGAACAACAAGTATGGCATGGGGACATCAGTGGAGAGAGCTGCAGCCAGCACCGACTACTACAAGAGGGGGGACTTCATACCTGGACTCAGA GTGGATGGGATGGATGTCCTGTGCGTCAGAGAGGCCGCACAGTTTGCTGCAGATCACTGCAGAGCTGGAAAG GGTCCCATCATAATGGAGCTGCAGACCTACCGTTACCATGGACACAGCATGAGTGACCCAGGTGTCAG CTACCGTACCCGCGAGGAGATTCAGGAGGTCCGCAGCAAGAGCGACCCCATCTCCATGCTGAAGGAGCGCATGCTCAGCCACAACATGGCGTCTGTAGAGGAGTTCAAG GAAATCGACATCGAGATCCGTAAGCAGGTGGAGGATGCGACTCAGTTCGCCACCTCGGACCCGGAGCCGCCGCTGGAAGAGTTATGCAACCACATCTTCTCCAACAACCCGCTGCTGGAGGTGCGCGGGACAAACCCCTGGTCCAAGCTCAAGTCTGTCAGCTAG
- the pdha1b gene encoding pyruvate dehydrogenase E1 subunit alpha 1b isoform X2: MKTMLAIISNALCRMTGRNAGAQTVSEGARVVVSRSFADFTPQATFDIKKCDLHRLEEGPPVKAELTREQGLQYYRTMQTVRRMELKADQLYKQKIIRGFCHLYDGQEACAAGIEAAINPSDHLITAYRAHGYTYTRGVSVKEILAELTGRRGGVAKGKGGSMHMYAPHFYGGNGIVGAQVPLGAGIALACQYQGNNQVCVTLYGDGAANQGQLFESYNMAALWKLPCIFICENNKYGMGTSVERAAASTDYYKRGDFIPGLRVDGMDVLCVREAAQFAADHCRAGKGPIIMELQTYRYHGHSMSDPGVSYRTREEIQEVRSKSDPISMLKERMLSHNMASVEEFKEIDIEIRKQVEDATQFATSDPEPPLEELCNHIFSNNPLLEVRGTNPWSKLKSVS; encoded by the exons gGAGCCAGAGTTGTTGTCTCCCGCTCCTTCGCTGACTTCACACCCCAGGCGACCTTTGACATCAAG AAATGCGACCTGCACCGCCTGGAGGAGGGCCCGCCGGTGAAGGCAGAGCTGACGAGGGAGCAGGGCCTGCAGTATTACCGCACCATGCAGACGGTGAGGCGCATGGAGCTCAAAGCTGACCAGCTCTACAAGCAGAAGATCATCAGAGGCTTCTGTCACCTGTACGACGGACAG GAAGCGTGTGCTGCAGGCATCGAGGCCGCCATCAACCCCTCGGACCACCTGATCACTGCGTACCGCGCCCACGGGTACACGTACACCCGCGGCGTCTCTGTTAAAGAGATCCTCGCCGAGCTCACAG GTCGTAGAGGGGGCGTGGCCAAAGGGAAAGGGGGCTCGATGCACATGTACGCTCCACATTTCTATGGAGGCAACGGCATCGTGGGCGCACAG GTACCTTTGGGAGCAGGCATCGCTCTTGCCTGCCAGTACCAAGGCAACAACCAGGTGTGCGTTACGCTCTATGGAGACGGAGCAGCCAATCAG GGCCAGCTCTTTGAGTCTTACAACATGGCCGCTCTGTGGAAGCTGCCGTGCATTTTCATCTGCGAGAACAACAAGTATGGCATGGGGACATCAGTGGAGAGAGCTGCAGCCAGCACCGACTACTACAAGAGGGGGGACTTCATACCTGGACTCAGA GTGGATGGGATGGATGTCCTGTGCGTCAGAGAGGCCGCACAGTTTGCTGCAGATCACTGCAGAGCTGGAAAG GGTCCCATCATAATGGAGCTGCAGACCTACCGTTACCATGGACACAGCATGAGTGACCCAGGTGTCAG CTACCGTACCCGCGAGGAGATTCAGGAGGTCCGCAGCAAGAGCGACCCCATCTCCATGCTGAAGGAGCGCATGCTCAGCCACAACATGGCGTCTGTAGAGGAGTTCAAG GAAATCGACATCGAGATCCGTAAGCAGGTGGAGGATGCGACTCAGTTCGCCACCTCGGACCCGGAGCCGCCGCTGGAAGAGTTATGCAACCACATCTTCTCCAACAACCCGCTGCTGGAGGTGCGCGGGACAAACCCCTGGTCCAAGCTCAAGTCTGTCAGCTAG
- the pdha1b gene encoding pyruvate dehydrogenase E1 subunit alpha 1b isoform X4, whose translation MDGYGARVVVSRSFADFTPQATFDIKKCDLHRLEEGPPVKAELTREQGLQYYRTMQTVRRMELKADQLYKQKIIRGFCHLYDGQEACAAGIEAAINPSDHLITAYRAHGYTYTRGVSVKEILAELTGRRGGVAKGKGGSMHMYAPHFYGGNGIVGAQVPLGAGIALACQYQGNNQVCVTLYGDGAANQGQLFESYNMAALWKLPCIFICENNKYGMGTSVERAAASTDYYKRGDFIPGLRVDGMDVLCVREAAQFAADHCRAGKGPIIMELQTYRYHGHSMSDPGVSYRTREEIQEVRSKSDPISMLKERMLSHNMASVEEFKEIDIEIRKQVEDATQFATSDPEPPLEELCNHIFSNNPLLEVRGTNPWSKLKSVS comes from the exons gGAGCCAGAGTTGTTGTCTCCCGCTCCTTCGCTGACTTCACACCCCAGGCGACCTTTGACATCAAG AAATGCGACCTGCACCGCCTGGAGGAGGGCCCGCCGGTGAAGGCAGAGCTGACGAGGGAGCAGGGCCTGCAGTATTACCGCACCATGCAGACGGTGAGGCGCATGGAGCTCAAAGCTGACCAGCTCTACAAGCAGAAGATCATCAGAGGCTTCTGTCACCTGTACGACGGACAG GAAGCGTGTGCTGCAGGCATCGAGGCCGCCATCAACCCCTCGGACCACCTGATCACTGCGTACCGCGCCCACGGGTACACGTACACCCGCGGCGTCTCTGTTAAAGAGATCCTCGCCGAGCTCACAG GTCGTAGAGGGGGCGTGGCCAAAGGGAAAGGGGGCTCGATGCACATGTACGCTCCACATTTCTATGGAGGCAACGGCATCGTGGGCGCACAG GTACCTTTGGGAGCAGGCATCGCTCTTGCCTGCCAGTACCAAGGCAACAACCAGGTGTGCGTTACGCTCTATGGAGACGGAGCAGCCAATCAG GGCCAGCTCTTTGAGTCTTACAACATGGCCGCTCTGTGGAAGCTGCCGTGCATTTTCATCTGCGAGAACAACAAGTATGGCATGGGGACATCAGTGGAGAGAGCTGCAGCCAGCACCGACTACTACAAGAGGGGGGACTTCATACCTGGACTCAGA GTGGATGGGATGGATGTCCTGTGCGTCAGAGAGGCCGCACAGTTTGCTGCAGATCACTGCAGAGCTGGAAAG GGTCCCATCATAATGGAGCTGCAGACCTACCGTTACCATGGACACAGCATGAGTGACCCAGGTGTCAG CTACCGTACCCGCGAGGAGATTCAGGAGGTCCGCAGCAAGAGCGACCCCATCTCCATGCTGAAGGAGCGCATGCTCAGCCACAACATGGCGTCTGTAGAGGAGTTCAAG GAAATCGACATCGAGATCCGTAAGCAGGTGGAGGATGCGACTCAGTTCGCCACCTCGGACCCGGAGCCGCCGCTGGAAGAGTTATGCAACCACATCTTCTCCAACAACCCGCTGCTGGAGGTGCGCGGGACAAACCCCTGGTCCAAGCTCAAGTCTGTCAGCTAG